The following are encoded together in the Salvelinus fontinalis isolate EN_2023a chromosome 38, ASM2944872v1, whole genome shotgun sequence genome:
- the LOC129837584 gene encoding zymogen granule membrane protein 16-like isoform X1 yields MPPFCRMFLILVVTVFLASCWAMPIKDPYSYSSAVGQGLGTPFASYGEGRITGVRVWETNNNNYNYYYYNSNSNNYISGLQLRYGNTWSPVFGSEGGLKQEMELFNDEAIVEVSGKYNPADYICYLVLTTNMGRTLSAGLPNQVSFNFYPANMGNELRLLSGRFNGAGITSIGAHWGLVYMEGAGNSTMETALETVTPIF; encoded by the exons ATGCCTCCCTTTTGCAGAATGTTCTTAATCCTGGTTGTCACAGTGTTcttggctagctgctgggcaatGC CCATCAAAGACCCGTACTCGTATTCCTCTGCGGTGGGTCAGGGACTTGGCACCCCATTTGCTTCCTACGGTGAGGGACGCATCACAGGAGTCAGAGTGTGGGagaccaacaacaacaactacaactactactactacaacagcaacagcaacaactacaTCAGCGG GTTGCAGCTGAGATACGGCAACACCTGGTCTCCTGTGTTCGGTAGCGAAGGGGGCTTAAAGCAGGAGATGGAGCTGTTTAATGATGAGGCCATCGTCGAGGTGTCTGGGAAGTACAACCCAGCAGACTACATCTGCTACCTGGTGTTAACCACCAACATGGGGCGCACTCTGTCAGCCGGCCTGCCCAACCAAGTCTCCTTCAACTTCTACCCAGCCAACATGGGCAATGAGCTGAGGCTGCTCAGCGGTCGCTTCAACGGTGCCGGGATCACCTCCATCGGAGCCCACTGGGGCTTGGTGTACATGGAAGGGGCTGGAAACAGTACTATGGAAACAGCACTGGAAACAGTAACTCCTATTTTTTAG
- the LOC129837584 gene encoding zymogen granule membrane protein 16-like isoform X2, which produces MFLILVVTVFLASCWAMPIKDPYSYSSAVGQGLGTPFASYGEGRITGVRVWETNNNNYNYYYYNSNSNNYISGLQLRYGNTWSPVFGSEGGLKQEMELFNDEAIVEVSGKYNPADYICYLVLTTNMGRTLSAGLPNQVSFNFYPANMGNELRLLSGRFNGAGITSIGAHWGLVYMEGAGNSTMETALETVTPIF; this is translated from the exons ATGTTCTTAATCCTGGTTGTCACAGTGTTcttggctagctgctgggcaatGC CCATCAAAGACCCGTACTCGTATTCCTCTGCGGTGGGTCAGGGACTTGGCACCCCATTTGCTTCCTACGGTGAGGGACGCATCACAGGAGTCAGAGTGTGGGagaccaacaacaacaactacaactactactactacaacagcaacagcaacaactacaTCAGCGG GTTGCAGCTGAGATACGGCAACACCTGGTCTCCTGTGTTCGGTAGCGAAGGGGGCTTAAAGCAGGAGATGGAGCTGTTTAATGATGAGGCCATCGTCGAGGTGTCTGGGAAGTACAACCCAGCAGACTACATCTGCTACCTGGTGTTAACCACCAACATGGGGCGCACTCTGTCAGCCGGCCTGCCCAACCAAGTCTCCTTCAACTTCTACCCAGCCAACATGGGCAATGAGCTGAGGCTGCTCAGCGGTCGCTTCAACGGTGCCGGGATCACCTCCATCGGAGCCCACTGGGGCTTGGTGTACATGGAAGGGGCTGGAAACAGTACTATGGAAACAGCACTGGAAACAGTAACTCCTATTTTTTAG
- the LOC129837903 gene encoding zymogen granule membrane protein 16-like isoform X1 — protein MPPFCRMFLILVVTVFLAGCSALPIKDPYSYSSAVGQGGGTPFASYGEGRITGVRVWETNNNYYYYYYYYYYNSNSNNYISGFQLRYGNTWSPVFGNAGGLKQEMELFNDEAIVEVSGKYNPTDYICYLVLTTNMGRTLSVGVPNQVSFNFYPANMGNELRLLSGRFNGAGITSIGAHWGLVYMEGAENSTMETALETVTPIF, from the exons ATGCCTCCCTTTTGCAGAATGTTCTTAATCCTGGTTGTCACAGTGTTCTTGGCAGGCTGCTCGGCATTGC CCATCAAAGACCCGTACTCGTATTCCTCTGCGGTGGGTCAGGGAGGTGGCACCCCATTTGCTTCCTACGGTGAAGGACGCATCACAGGAGTCAGAGTGTGGGAGaccaacaacaactactactactactactactactactactacaacagcaacagcaacaactacaTCAGCGG GTTCCAGCTGAGATACGGCAACACCTGGTCTCCTGTGTTCGGTAACGCAGGGGGCTTAAAGCAGGAGATGGAGCTGTTTAATGATGAGGCCATCGTCGAGGTGTCTGGGAAGTACAACCCAACAGACTACATCTGCTACCTGGTGTTAACCACCAACATGGGGCGCACTCTGTCAGTCGGTGTGCCCAACCAAGTCTCCTTCAACTTCTACCCAGCCAACATGGGCAATGAGCTGAGGCTGCTCAGCGGTCGCTTCAACGGTGCCGGGATCACCTCCATCGGAGCCCACTGGGGATTGGTGTACATGGAAGGGGCTGAAAACAGTACTATGGAAACAGCACTGGAAACAGTAACTCCTATTTTTTAG
- the LOC129837903 gene encoding zymogen granule membrane protein 16-like isoform X2 yields MFLILVVTVFLAGCSALPIKDPYSYSSAVGQGGGTPFASYGEGRITGVRVWETNNNYYYYYYYYYYNSNSNNYISGFQLRYGNTWSPVFGNAGGLKQEMELFNDEAIVEVSGKYNPTDYICYLVLTTNMGRTLSVGVPNQVSFNFYPANMGNELRLLSGRFNGAGITSIGAHWGLVYMEGAENSTMETALETVTPIF; encoded by the exons ATGTTCTTAATCCTGGTTGTCACAGTGTTCTTGGCAGGCTGCTCGGCATTGC CCATCAAAGACCCGTACTCGTATTCCTCTGCGGTGGGTCAGGGAGGTGGCACCCCATTTGCTTCCTACGGTGAAGGACGCATCACAGGAGTCAGAGTGTGGGAGaccaacaacaactactactactactactactactactactacaacagcaacagcaacaactacaTCAGCGG GTTCCAGCTGAGATACGGCAACACCTGGTCTCCTGTGTTCGGTAACGCAGGGGGCTTAAAGCAGGAGATGGAGCTGTTTAATGATGAGGCCATCGTCGAGGTGTCTGGGAAGTACAACCCAACAGACTACATCTGCTACCTGGTGTTAACCACCAACATGGGGCGCACTCTGTCAGTCGGTGTGCCCAACCAAGTCTCCTTCAACTTCTACCCAGCCAACATGGGCAATGAGCTGAGGCTGCTCAGCGGTCGCTTCAACGGTGCCGGGATCACCTCCATCGGAGCCCACTGGGGATTGGTGTACATGGAAGGGGCTGAAAACAGTACTATGGAAACAGCACTGGAAACAGTAACTCCTATTTTTTAG